One Actinomadura viridis genomic region harbors:
- a CDS encoding ABC transporter has protein sequence MTTSALSADAPAGSSEPGPGVAARLDGLRRLVQYGAGRLDRDLLDEAGALLDRAGERLRLSGDHTVVTLAGGTGSGKSSLFNAVCGLELSPTGMRRPMTSKAHACVWGLDGAGPLLDWLDVDKRHRYARASALDLRRPDSSLHGLVLLDLPDHDSIQAVHRAEVDRFVTIADLLVWVVDPQKYADAALHRNYIVPFARHAGVTLIVLNQVDRLQPHEIDDCVADLRRLLEAEGLADPRIVTTSTLSEDGVRGFRDVLVDTVAARRARGERLDVDIDKVAERLARERGDAEPPAGVDAARRTELVRSLTDAAGAPAVAEAMESAYELRAADFVGWPVSALISRLRSDPLRRMRLTELREELRNAFTGPIGAQQGDVDAALQGVTDGVTTDLPEPWARAVRAAARSHAGELPEALGASLKDALPAFNQVPRWWWLVKTWQYFLVLVSGLGVLWILLLAGTGTVGADGAGALLDAGLIPYVAILVVCTHGMGALTSAACRNLVALSSSKHGQRMERHMSESIAKVADEKVIEPVAAELDRYARFREEVTTVLP, from the coding sequence ATGACCACCTCGGCCCTCTCCGCCGACGCGCCGGCCGGGTCCTCCGAACCCGGGCCGGGCGTGGCCGCCCGGCTCGACGGACTCCGGCGGCTCGTCCAGTACGGCGCCGGCCGGCTCGACCGTGACCTGCTGGACGAGGCCGGCGCGCTGCTCGACCGCGCCGGAGAGCGGCTGCGGCTGTCGGGCGACCACACCGTCGTCACCCTGGCCGGCGGCACCGGCAGCGGCAAGTCCTCCCTGTTCAACGCGGTGTGCGGGCTGGAGCTGTCGCCCACCGGCATGCGGCGCCCGATGACCTCCAAGGCGCACGCCTGCGTCTGGGGCCTGGACGGCGCCGGCCCCCTGCTGGACTGGCTCGACGTCGACAAGCGCCACCGCTACGCCCGCGCCAGCGCCCTGGACCTGCGGCGCCCCGACAGCTCCCTGCACGGGCTGGTGCTCCTGGACCTGCCCGACCACGACTCGATCCAGGCCGTCCACCGGGCCGAGGTCGACCGGTTCGTCACCATCGCCGACCTCCTGGTCTGGGTGGTGGACCCGCAGAAGTACGCCGACGCCGCCCTGCACCGCAACTACATCGTCCCGTTCGCCCGGCACGCCGGCGTCACCCTGATCGTGCTGAACCAGGTCGACCGGCTGCAGCCGCACGAGATCGACGACTGCGTGGCCGACCTGCGCCGCCTCCTGGAGGCCGAGGGCCTGGCCGACCCCCGCATCGTGACCACCTCGACGCTCAGCGAGGACGGCGTCCGCGGGTTCCGCGATGTCCTGGTCGACACCGTCGCCGCCCGCCGCGCCCGCGGCGAACGGCTCGACGTCGACATCGACAAGGTCGCCGAACGCCTGGCCCGCGAGCGCGGCGACGCCGAGCCCCCGGCCGGGGTCGACGCCGCCCGCCGCACCGAGCTGGTCCGTTCCCTCACCGACGCCGCAGGCGCCCCCGCGGTCGCCGAGGCCATGGAGAGCGCCTACGAGCTGCGCGCCGCCGACTTCGTCGGCTGGCCCGTCAGCGCCCTGATCAGCCGCCTGCGCAGCGACCCGCTCCGCCGGATGCGCCTCACCGAGCTGCGCGAGGAGCTGCGCAACGCCTTCACCGGCCCGATCGGCGCCCAGCAGGGCGACGTCGACGCGGCCCTGCAGGGCGTCACCGACGGCGTCACCACCGACCTTCCCGAACCGTGGGCGCGGGCCGTGCGCGCCGCCGCGCGCTCCCACGCCGGTGAGCTGCCCGAGGCCCTCGGCGCCTCCCTCAAGGACGCCCTGCCCGCGTTCAACCAGGTTCCCCGCTGGTGGTGGCTGGTCAAGACCTGGCAGTACTTCCTCGTCCTGGTCAGCGGCCTGGGCGTGCTGTGGATCCTCCTCCTGGCCGGCACCGGCACGGTCGGCGCCGACGGTGCCGGCGCCCTGCTCGACGCCGGGCTGATCCCGTACGTGGCGATCCTGGTCGTGTGCACCCACGGCATGGGCGCCCTCACCTCCGCGGCCTGCCGCAACCTGGTGGCGCTGTCCTCGTCCAAGCACGGGCAGCGGATGGAGCGGCACATGAGCGAGAGCATCGCGAAGGTGGCCGACGAGAAGGTCATCGAGCCGGTGGCCGCCGAGCTGGACCGTTACGCCAGGTTCCGCGAGGAAGTGACCACGGTGCTGCCGTAG
- a CDS encoding AAA family ATPase, which produces MTPPAEQSAVHDEDAGAVPGSGGRSGRPSEGRAERPAARTSERPPEGVITVRQGELIRALNGLRDQLGAFEFLLEVPGVDEAREARLELRNQLNDYVLPRIQAAGTPMLVVLGGSTGAGKSTLVNTLVGARVSATGVLRPTTSSPILVCHPDFTDWFLEGPMLPGMGRVRGPAPDAIAGDQLVIIGSDALPPGLALLDSPDFDSVFEDHYEFATKLMAAADLWLCVTTAARYADAQVWDMLRRAKDNGATIGVALSRVPQGAGAEVVEHFGEMLTERGVGEARRFTIPETRVEESRLPEEAVEDIRAWLVGLAENTDDRTVVIGDTLAGVLDSFRTRVPELAKQVEAQVEKRAELAREVESAYGTALAELDEATRNGSLLRGEVLARWQDFAGTGDLLRSLQVQRGRAGRRSGRRRRSSPTRVLALKAALRSGLESLIVSSAEHAAEQVIVRWRDHPAGRQVLAGPAATLGHASPELSRRVTRAVSSWQDHVHELIRTEGVTKRSVAKVVSFDSEAVSLVLMIGLLGYGTSDVAVEGGTSAVPQRLLKALFGAESLRGMGAKARADLRSRIGMLFDEEAIRYGQAIDAAGIPDETVPVQLYQATYNLEVAR; this is translated from the coding sequence GTGACACCCCCGGCAGAGCAGAGCGCGGTTCACGACGAGGACGCGGGCGCCGTCCCGGGCTCCGGCGGCAGGTCCGGGCGCCCGTCCGAGGGCCGGGCCGAACGCCCGGCCGCGCGCACGTCCGAGCGCCCGCCGGAGGGCGTGATCACCGTACGGCAGGGCGAGCTGATCCGGGCCCTCAACGGCCTGCGCGACCAGCTCGGCGCGTTCGAGTTCCTGCTGGAGGTGCCCGGGGTCGACGAGGCCCGCGAGGCCCGGCTGGAGCTGCGGAACCAGCTGAACGACTACGTGCTGCCCCGGATCCAGGCGGCCGGCACCCCGATGCTGGTGGTGCTCGGCGGATCCACCGGCGCGGGCAAGTCCACGCTGGTCAACACCCTGGTCGGGGCGCGGGTCAGCGCGACCGGCGTGCTCCGGCCGACCACCAGCAGCCCCATCCTGGTCTGCCACCCCGACTTCACCGACTGGTTCCTGGAAGGGCCGATGCTGCCCGGCATGGGCCGGGTCCGGGGCCCCGCCCCCGACGCCATCGCCGGCGACCAGCTCGTCATCATCGGCAGCGACGCGCTCCCGCCCGGCCTGGCCCTGCTGGACAGCCCCGACTTCGACTCGGTCTTCGAGGACCACTACGAGTTCGCCACCAAGCTGATGGCCGCCGCCGACCTGTGGCTGTGCGTCACCACCGCCGCGCGCTACGCCGACGCCCAGGTCTGGGACATGCTGCGCCGCGCCAAGGACAACGGCGCCACGATCGGCGTCGCGCTGTCGCGGGTGCCGCAGGGCGCCGGGGCCGAGGTCGTCGAGCACTTCGGCGAGATGCTGACCGAACGCGGCGTCGGCGAGGCCCGCCGCTTCACCATCCCGGAGACCCGGGTCGAGGAGAGCCGGCTGCCCGAGGAGGCGGTCGAGGACATCCGCGCATGGCTGGTCGGGCTCGCCGAGAACACCGACGACCGCACGGTCGTCATCGGCGACACCCTGGCCGGCGTGCTCGACAGCTTCCGCACCCGCGTCCCCGAGCTGGCCAAGCAGGTCGAGGCCCAGGTCGAGAAGCGCGCCGAGCTGGCCCGGGAGGTCGAGTCCGCCTACGGCACCGCGCTCGCCGAGCTGGACGAGGCCACCCGCAACGGCTCCCTGCTGCGCGGCGAGGTGCTGGCCCGCTGGCAGGACTTCGCCGGCACCGGCGACCTGCTGCGCTCCCTGCAGGTCCAGCGCGGCCGGGCGGGCCGCCGCTCCGGCCGCCGGCGGCGCAGCAGCCCCACCCGCGTCCTCGCTCTCAAGGCCGCCCTGCGCAGCGGCCTGGAGTCGCTGATCGTGTCGTCCGCCGAGCACGCCGCCGAGCAGGTCATCGTCCGCTGGCGGGACCACCCGGCGGGCCGGCAGGTGCTGGCCGGCCCGGCCGCCACGCTCGGGCACGCGTCCCCGGAGCTGTCCCGCCGGGTCACCCGCGCGGTCAGCTCCTGGCAGGACCACGTCCACGAGCTCATCCGCACCGAGGGCGTCACCAAGCGCTCGGTCGCCAAGGTCGTCTCGTTCGACTCCGAGGCGGTCTCGCTGGTCCTCATGATCGGGCTGCTCGGCTACGGCACCTCCGACGTCGCCGTCGAGGGCGGCACCAGCGCCGTGCCGCAGCGGCTCCTCAAGGCCCTGTTCGGCGCCGAGTCGCTGCGCGGCATGGGCGCCAAGGCGCGCGCCGACCTGCGCAGCCGGATCGGGATGCTGTTCGACGAGGAGGCCATCCGCTACGGGCAGGCCATCGACGCCGCGGGCATCCCCGACGAGACCGTTCCCGTACAGCTCTACCAGGCCACCTACAACCTCGAGGTCGCCCGATGA
- the cobA gene encoding uroporphyrinogen-III C-methyltransferase, with protein MPPYLLGLRLGGRRVLVVGGGRVAQRRIPALLAAGADIVLVAPEITPSLEDLVGDTVDGPSAEPSAGLSAEPSAEPSTGPSTEPSTGGAAPDAVTGRVTWVRRPYRKGDCRGAWLVQAVSDDAKVNAAVVAEAEAARIWCVRADDADASPAWTPASGHVGETTVGVLAGGDPRRAAGIRDAVVDGLRDATLESRHSRHKPVGVALVGGGPGDPGLITVRGRQLLAQADVVVTDRLAPRELLDELAADVEVVDAAKIPYGRTVTQERINDLLVEHVRRGSFVVRLKGGDPFVFGRGAEEVLHCARHGIPVTVVPGITSAVAVPSAAGIPVTHRGVSQEFHVVSAHVAPDDPASTVEWPALGRSQGTLILLMAVERMTLIAGALMRYGRSSDTPVAVIQDGTLPGQRALTATLGTVAGEMTAAGVRPPAIVVVGDVVDVAREIDVIRADMGRDP; from the coding sequence GTGCCCCCGTACCTGCTAGGCCTTCGCCTGGGCGGCCGTCGCGTGCTCGTGGTCGGCGGCGGCAGGGTCGCCCAGCGCCGGATCCCCGCGCTGCTGGCGGCCGGTGCCGACATCGTGCTGGTCGCCCCTGAGATCACCCCGTCCCTGGAGGACCTGGTCGGCGACACCGTCGACGGGCCCTCCGCGGAGCCGTCCGCCGGGCTCTCCGCTGAGCCCTCCGCGGAGCCGTCCACCGGGCCGTCCACCGAGCCGTCCACCGGGGGAGCGGCGCCCGACGCGGTCACCGGCCGGGTGACCTGGGTGCGCCGGCCCTACCGCAAGGGCGACTGCCGCGGCGCCTGGCTGGTGCAGGCCGTCAGCGACGACGCCAAGGTCAACGCGGCCGTCGTCGCCGAGGCCGAGGCCGCGCGGATCTGGTGCGTGCGCGCCGACGACGCCGACGCCTCCCCGGCCTGGACCCCCGCGAGCGGCCATGTCGGCGAGACCACCGTCGGCGTCCTGGCGGGCGGCGACCCGAGGCGGGCCGCCGGCATCCGCGACGCGGTCGTCGACGGGCTGCGCGACGCGACGCTGGAGAGCCGCCACTCCCGGCACAAGCCGGTGGGCGTGGCCCTGGTCGGCGGCGGGCCCGGCGACCCCGGGCTGATCACCGTCCGGGGCCGGCAGCTGCTGGCCCAGGCGGACGTGGTCGTCACCGACCGGCTGGCCCCGCGCGAGCTGCTCGACGAGCTCGCCGCCGACGTCGAGGTCGTCGACGCGGCCAAGATCCCCTACGGCCGCACGGTCACCCAGGAGCGCATCAACGACCTCCTGGTCGAGCACGTCCGGCGGGGCAGTTTCGTGGTCCGGCTCAAGGGCGGCGACCCGTTCGTGTTCGGGCGCGGCGCCGAAGAGGTGCTGCACTGCGCCCGGCACGGCATCCCCGTGACCGTCGTCCCGGGCATCACCAGCGCCGTCGCCGTGCCGTCGGCCGCGGGCATCCCGGTCACCCACCGCGGCGTGTCCCAGGAGTTCCACGTGGTGTCCGCGCACGTGGCACCGGACGACCCGGCCTCCACGGTCGAATGGCCCGCCCTGGGACGCTCCCAGGGCACCCTGATCCTCCTCATGGCGGTCGAGCGGATGACCCTCATCGCCGGGGCCCTCATGCGCTATGGTCGGTCGTCTGACACGCCGGTCGCCGTGATTCAGGACGGCACCCTCCCGGGCCAGCGGGCGCTGACGGCCACCCTGGGCACGGTGGCCGGGGAGATGACGGCCGCCGGGGTACGGCCGCCGGCGATCGTGGTCGTGGGCGACGTGGTCGACGTGGCACGAGAGATCGACGTGATTCGAGCGGACATGGGACGGGATCCGTGA
- the cobT gene encoding nicotinate-nucleotide--dimethylbenzimidazole phosphoribosyltransferase codes for MSLIEETIAAVRPLDEAAVREAREHQARLTKPPGSLGVLEEVSVRLAGLAGRCPPPLPEPAAVAIFAADHGVHAQGVTPWPQEVTAQMVANFLAGGAVVNAFAGQVGATVTVVDVGVAAELGPAPGLLARKVAPGTADMTEGPAMTPGQARQAMETGIEVARDLAGDGARCLLTGDMGIANTTASAALIAAFTGLPPERVTGRGTGIDDRTHAHKVEVVRAALARHGLLPTPDSGRSGTAPVTRPEAERILAAVGGLEHAALAGFILGAAALRVPVVLDGVIAGAAALVAAAMAPDVLGACVAGHRSAEPGHSATVGHLGLRPLVDLELRLGEGTGALLALPLVQGAVRVLHEVATFDSAGVSGKDPGRSHDTITE; via the coding sequence GTGAGCCTGATCGAGGAGACGATCGCCGCCGTACGGCCCCTGGACGAGGCCGCCGTCCGGGAGGCGCGGGAGCACCAGGCTCGGCTCACCAAGCCGCCGGGCTCGCTGGGCGTGCTGGAGGAGGTGTCGGTCCGGCTCGCCGGGCTCGCGGGACGGTGCCCGCCGCCGCTGCCCGAGCCCGCCGCCGTCGCGATCTTCGCCGCCGACCACGGCGTCCACGCCCAGGGCGTCACCCCGTGGCCCCAGGAGGTCACCGCGCAGATGGTGGCCAACTTCCTGGCCGGCGGCGCCGTGGTGAACGCGTTCGCGGGCCAGGTCGGCGCCACGGTCACCGTGGTGGACGTCGGTGTCGCCGCCGAACTCGGCCCCGCCCCCGGGCTGCTGGCGCGCAAGGTCGCCCCCGGCACCGCGGACATGACCGAGGGGCCGGCCATGACGCCGGGCCAGGCGCGGCAGGCCATGGAGACCGGGATCGAGGTGGCGCGCGACCTGGCCGGGGACGGTGCCCGCTGCCTGCTCACCGGCGACATGGGCATCGCCAACACCACCGCCTCCGCGGCCCTGATCGCCGCCTTCACCGGACTGCCGCCCGAGCGGGTCACCGGCCGGGGCACCGGCATCGACGACCGGACCCACGCGCACAAGGTGGAGGTCGTCCGGGCCGCCCTCGCCCGTCACGGACTGCTGCCCACCCCCGATTCCGGACGTTCTGGAACCGCTCCGGTGACCCGTCCCGAAGCGGAGCGCATCCTCGCGGCGGTCGGCGGCCTGGAGCACGCGGCGCTCGCCGGGTTCATCCTCGGGGCGGCGGCGCTGCGCGTCCCCGTGGTGCTCGACGGCGTGATCGCCGGGGCCGCCGCCCTGGTCGCCGCGGCGATGGCCCCCGACGTGCTGGGCGCGTGCGTGGCGGGGCACCGTTCGGCCGAGCCGGGGCATTCCGCTACGGTGGGCCATCTGGGGCTCCGCCCGCTGGTCGACCTCGAACTGCGGCTCGGTGAGGGCACCGGCGCCCTGCTGGCCCTGCCGCTGGTCCAGGGCGCGGTACGGGTCCTGCACGAGGTCGCCACGTTCGACTCGGCCGGAGTCAGCGGGAAGGACCCCGGACGGAGTCACGACACGATCACGGAATGA
- the cobC gene encoding Rv2231c family pyridoxal phosphate-dependent protein CobC — MAMTEVTRAGQEQDVDLRHHGDAEIGEGLANFAVNVRTGTPPAWLAERLRASLADLAAYPDPEPARAAVARRHGRAPGEVLLTAGAAEAFVLIARVLRPRRAVVVHPQFTEPEAALRAAGHQVGRVVLGKDFVLDPAAVPADADLVMIGNPTNPTSVLHPAAAVAALARPGRTVVVDEAFMDCVPGEPESLATRLPPGFVIVRSLTKTWGLAGLRAGYVLAESRLITALAAAQPLWAVSTPALVAVEECSAPAAVAEAEAWAAGMAAERDRLAAELSGRGLYVVPGARASFLCLRVPDALGIRALLRQRGYAVRRGDTFPGLGPDWLRIAVRDRPANDALLKVLGDLGI, encoded by the coding sequence ATGGCCATGACGGAAGTGACCCGGGCGGGGCAGGAGCAGGACGTCGACCTGCGGCACCACGGTGACGCGGAGATCGGGGAAGGTCTGGCCAACTTCGCGGTGAACGTCCGTACCGGGACCCCGCCCGCCTGGCTGGCCGAGCGGCTGCGCGCATCCCTGGCCGACCTGGCCGCCTACCCCGACCCGGAGCCCGCCCGCGCCGCGGTGGCCCGCCGGCACGGCCGGGCGCCCGGGGAGGTGCTGCTCACCGCCGGCGCGGCCGAGGCGTTCGTGCTGATCGCGCGGGTGCTGCGGCCGCGCCGCGCGGTCGTGGTGCACCCGCAGTTCACCGAGCCGGAGGCGGCGCTGCGCGCCGCCGGTCACCAGGTCGGCCGGGTCGTCCTCGGCAAGGACTTCGTCCTCGATCCGGCCGCCGTCCCCGCCGACGCGGACCTGGTCATGATCGGCAACCCCACCAACCCGACGTCGGTGCTGCATCCGGCCGCCGCCGTGGCCGCGCTGGCCCGGCCGGGCCGGACGGTCGTGGTGGACGAGGCGTTCATGGACTGCGTGCCGGGGGAGCCGGAGAGCCTGGCCACCCGCCTCCCGCCCGGCTTCGTCATCGTGCGGAGCCTCACCAAGACCTGGGGCCTGGCCGGGCTGCGGGCCGGGTACGTCCTGGCCGAATCCCGGCTGATCACCGCGCTCGCCGCGGCGCAGCCGCTGTGGGCGGTGTCCACCCCCGCGCTGGTGGCCGTCGAGGAGTGCTCCGCCCCCGCCGCCGTGGCCGAGGCGGAGGCGTGGGCCGCGGGGATGGCCGCCGAACGGGACCGGCTGGCCGCCGAGCTGTCCGGGCGCGGCCTCTACGTCGTCCCCGGGGCGCGCGCGTCGTTCCTGTGCCTGCGGGTCCCCGACGCCCTCGGCATCCGGGCGCTGCTGCGGCAGCGCGGGTACGCCGTCCGGCGCGGTGACACCTTCCCCGGCCTGGGCCCCGACTGGCTGCGGATCGCCGTACGGGACCGGCCCGCCAACGACGCCCTCCTGAAGGTGCTCGGTGACCTGGGCATCTGA
- a CDS encoding sirohydrochlorin chelatase, with protein sequence MNEPKPALLVVGHGTRDEDGVADFGRFLERLRGRVPVPVAGGFIELSPPPLTEVVTGLYGEGHRRVAAVPLVLVAAGHGKGDIPGAMARELVRHPGLSYAYGRPLGPHPTLLSLLEERMDAALEAAPPAAPTAGPTAVLLVGRGSTDPDANAEVHKVARLFWEGRGAGGPEQRHGLMGVEPAFVSLARPSVPEGLERLRRLGARRIVVVPYFLFRGVLPERVAGEARAYAAGRPELDVRCAEVIGDCDGLADVVAERYEEALGGDIRMNCDTCVYRIAMPGFEDRVGAPQTPHHHPDDPADGHGHGHGHGHGHALGHGYGH encoded by the coding sequence GTGAACGAGCCGAAGCCCGCGCTGCTGGTGGTCGGGCACGGTACGCGCGACGAGGACGGGGTCGCCGACTTCGGCCGGTTCCTGGAACGCCTGCGCGGCCGCGTGCCGGTGCCCGTGGCCGGAGGGTTCATCGAGCTCTCCCCGCCGCCGCTGACCGAGGTGGTGACCGGGCTCTACGGGGAGGGCCACCGGCGCGTCGCGGCCGTGCCGCTGGTCCTGGTCGCGGCGGGGCACGGCAAGGGGGACATCCCCGGGGCGATGGCGCGCGAACTCGTCCGCCATCCCGGGCTGTCGTACGCCTACGGCCGCCCGCTCGGCCCGCACCCCACCCTGCTGTCGCTCCTGGAGGAGCGCATGGACGCCGCCCTGGAGGCCGCGCCGCCCGCCGCGCCGACGGCCGGGCCGACGGCGGTGCTGCTGGTGGGGCGCGGGTCGACCGACCCCGACGCCAACGCCGAGGTGCACAAGGTCGCCCGGCTGTTCTGGGAGGGCCGGGGGGCGGGCGGCCCGGAGCAGCGGCACGGGCTGATGGGCGTGGAGCCCGCGTTCGTCTCGCTGGCCCGCCCGAGCGTGCCCGAGGGCCTGGAACGGCTGCGCAGGCTCGGCGCGCGGCGGATCGTGGTGGTGCCGTACTTCCTGTTCCGGGGCGTCCTGCCGGAACGGGTGGCCGGTGAGGCGCGGGCGTACGCGGCGGGCCGTCCCGAGCTGGACGTCCGGTGCGCCGAGGTGATCGGCGACTGCGACGGGCTCGCCGACGTGGTGGCCGAGCGGTACGAGGAGGCCCTCGGCGGCGACATCCGCATGAACTGCGACACCTGCGTCTACCGGATCGCCATGCCGGGTTTCGAGGACCGCGTGGGGGCGCCCCAGACCCCGCACCACCATCCCGACGACCCGGCCGACGGCCACGGGCATGGCCACGGCCACGGGCACGGGCACGCGCTCGGCCATGGCTACGGGCACTGA
- a CDS encoding precorrin-8X methylmutase, protein MTVRQPHPIEVRSFEILRSRVDLSPMPPLWRAVAERVIHSSADLEYAVDLQTTEESLERGLAALRAGAPIVTDVGMVAAGITARETICHVNDPAAARMARAAGITRSAAAMRLAYAEVGPGAVWVVGCAPTALFEVIARGVAPALVIGLPVGFVGAAESKEALRASGLPQLSNVSEKGGSAVAAAAANALLYYEGEPR, encoded by the coding sequence GTGACCGTCCGTCAGCCGCACCCGATCGAGGTCAGGTCCTTCGAGATCCTGCGCTCGCGCGTCGACCTGTCCCCGATGCCGCCGCTGTGGCGGGCGGTGGCCGAACGCGTGATCCACTCCAGCGCCGACCTGGAGTACGCGGTGGACCTGCAGACCACGGAGGAGTCCCTGGAACGGGGCCTGGCCGCGCTGCGCGCCGGGGCGCCGATCGTCACCGACGTCGGCATGGTGGCGGCCGGGATCACCGCGCGCGAGACGATCTGCCACGTGAACGACCCGGCCGCGGCCCGGATGGCCCGCGCCGCGGGCATCACCCGTTCCGCCGCCGCGATGCGCCTGGCGTACGCGGAGGTCGGGCCGGGCGCGGTGTGGGTGGTCGGCTGCGCCCCCACGGCGCTCTTCGAGGTCATCGCGCGCGGGGTCGCGCCCGCCCTGGTCATCGGCCTTCCCGTGGGGTTCGTCGGCGCCGCCGAATCCAAGGAGGCGCTGCGCGCCAGCGGCCTCCCGCAGCTCAGCAACGTCTCGGAGAAGGGCGGCTCGGCGGTCGCCGCCGCGGCCGCGAACGCCCTGCTCTACTACGAGGGAGAACCACGGTGA
- the cobJ gene encoding precorrin-3B C(17)-methyltransferase has protein sequence MIGVVAATAGGRTAAKALAAAWPDEVRSFTGEKASDALREAWRTCDAIVSFLAVGATVRVLAPLLEHKTTDPAVVCVDEGMRYAVAVLGGHHGANVLAGRLAGVLGCEPVVTTASDRTGAAPLDSYGADLGFTVHDPGLLARVGAAVLSGEPVSLEGADGWPLPALPPNVRPVPGPVPGRQDGQDGAADADGTEPAVGILVTDEAEISCMCHEGWFGDRLVYRPPSLVVGVGSARGVSAAEVGGLIDRVLGGAGLAPESVRCLATVDLKADEEGIREAAAARGWEIVTFPAEVLAGVAVPNPSEVVRAEVGTPSVAEASALHAARSLGRSAELVAHKHKSAGATAAVARLEPKGRLSIVGLGPGARDLLTPRAHEALRRSSVVVGLDQYVDQVRDLLRPGTVIMASGLGQEEERARTAVEQAAAGRAVALIGSGDAGVYAMASPALEFASYDIEVEGVPGITAAVAASNLLGAPLGHDHAYISLSDLHTPWEVIQRRVRAAAEGDFAVCFYNPRSRARDWQLPEALRILSAHRPPETPVGLVRNASRPDEAVTVTTLAAVDPAAVDMVTVVLVGSSRSRTVAGRFVTPRGYQWA, from the coding sequence ATGATCGGTGTCGTCGCGGCCACCGCGGGCGGCCGGACGGCGGCGAAGGCCCTGGCCGCCGCCTGGCCTGACGAGGTGCGCTCGTTCACCGGCGAGAAGGCGTCCGACGCCCTGCGCGAGGCGTGGCGGACCTGTGACGCCATCGTCAGCTTCCTCGCGGTCGGCGCGACCGTACGGGTGCTGGCGCCGCTGCTGGAGCACAAGACCACCGACCCCGCCGTGGTGTGCGTGGACGAGGGCATGCGGTACGCGGTGGCGGTGCTGGGCGGCCATCACGGCGCCAACGTGCTGGCCGGGAGGCTCGCCGGGGTCCTCGGCTGCGAGCCCGTGGTGACGACCGCCAGCGACCGGACCGGCGCCGCCCCGCTCGACTCCTACGGCGCCGACCTCGGCTTCACCGTGCACGATCCGGGGCTGCTCGCCCGGGTCGGGGCGGCGGTGCTGTCGGGCGAGCCGGTGTCCCTGGAAGGGGCGGACGGCTGGCCGCTGCCCGCGCTGCCCCCCAACGTCCGCCCCGTCCCCGGCCCCGTCCCCGGCCGCCAGGACGGCCAGGACGGCGCGGCGGACGCGGACGGCACCGAGCCCGCCGTGGGGATCCTCGTCACCGACGAGGCCGAGATCTCCTGCATGTGCCACGAGGGGTGGTTCGGCGACCGGCTGGTGTACCGGCCGCCGTCGCTGGTGGTGGGGGTCGGCTCCGCGCGCGGCGTGTCGGCGGCGGAGGTCGGCGGCCTCATCGACCGGGTCCTCGGCGGCGCAGGGCTCGCGCCCGAGTCGGTGCGGTGCCTGGCGACCGTGGACCTCAAGGCCGACGAGGAGGGCATCCGGGAGGCCGCCGCGGCGCGCGGCTGGGAGATCGTGACGTTCCCCGCCGAGGTGCTGGCCGGGGTGGCCGTGCCCAACCCGTCCGAGGTCGTCCGCGCGGAGGTGGGGACGCCGAGCGTGGCCGAGGCGTCCGCCCTGCACGCGGCCCGTTCGCTGGGCCGGAGCGCGGAACTGGTGGCGCACAAGCACAAGTCGGCCGGCGCCACGGCCGCCGTGGCGCGGCTGGAGCCCAAGGGGCGGCTGAGCATCGTCGGGCTGGGGCCGGGCGCGCGCGACCTGCTCACCCCCCGCGCGCACGAGGCGCTGCGCCGTTCCTCGGTGGTGGTCGGGCTGGACCAGTACGTCGACCAGGTCCGCGACCTGCTGCGCCCGGGGACCGTGATCATGGCGAGCGGCCTGGGCCAGGAGGAGGAACGGGCCCGGACCGCCGTCGAGCAGGCCGCCGCGGGCCGCGCGGTGGCGCTGATCGGGTCGGGCGACGCGGGCGTGTACGCGATGGCGAGCCCGGCGCTGGAGTTCGCCTCGTACGACATCGAGGTCGAGGGAGTGCCGGGGATCACCGCCGCCGTCGCCGCCTCGAACCTGCTCGGCGCCCCGCTCGGACACGATCACGCCTACATCTCCCTCTCGGACCTGCACACACCCTGGGAGGTCATCCAGCGGCGGGTGCGGGCCGCCGCCGAGGGCGACTTCGCGGTCTGCTTCTACAATCCGCGCAGCCGGGCCCGGGACTGGCAGCTGCCGGAGGCGCTGCGGATCCTCTCCGCGCACCGCCCCCCGGAGACCCCGGTCGGCCTGGTCCGTAACGCCTCCCGCCCGGACGAGGCGGTCACCGTCACCACGCTGGCGGCGGTGGACCCGGCCGCGGTGGACATGGTCACCGTGGTGCTGGTCGGGTCCAGCCGCAGCCGCACGGTCGCCGGGCGATTTGTTACACCCCGGGGGTATCAATGGGCCTAG